One window from the genome of Populus alba chromosome 15, ASM523922v2, whole genome shotgun sequence encodes:
- the LOC118050995 gene encoding uncharacterized protein, with protein sequence MFLTNLSKLKKLSVPFKPKLSPLSFLSTHPENQPHQELALNHQQQSICITNRSYWTKKIHDLCTKHRNVDEALRLLDHLRLRGYLPDSLNLSSIIHGLCDANRFNEAHQRLIIFLTSLCVPDERTCNVLVARLLHSKDPFRTLNVIHRLIEFKPEFVPSLINYNRLIDQFCSVSLPNVAHRMLYDMINRGHCPSIVSYTTLVNGYCKIGEISDAYKLFDEMPEWGVVPNSLSYSLLIRGVLRKRDIERGTELMHVLFQRMRYEEDQSVNSAAFANLVDCLCREGLFNEVFMIAEEMPQGNRVNVDFAYGHLIDSLCKVRRSHGASRVVYIMRKKGFTPSVVSYNSIIHGLCKEGGCMRAYQLLEEGVGFGYLLSEYTYKVLVEALCQAMDLDKAREVLKVMLNKEGMDRTRIYNIYLRALCLMNNPTELLNVLVSMLQTNCQPDVITLNTVINGFCKMGRVEEALKVLNDMMTGKFSAPDAVTFTSIISGLLNVGRSQEARNSLLQMLEKGITPGVVTYNAILRGLFKLQLTNEAMAVFDEMITDGVAANSQTYSIIVEGLCESGQIDGAKKFWDEVIWPSKIHDDFVYAAILKGLCRSDHLNEAIHFLYELVDSGVNPNVVSYNIVIDRACSLGMKREAYQIAGEMQKNGLTPDAVTWRTLDKLHGQVKN encoded by the coding sequence ATGTTCCTCACCAATCTCTCAAAACTCAAGAAGCTCTCCGTACCTTTCAAACCCAAACTCTCACCTCTCTCATTCCTCTCTACACACCCAGAAAACCAACCACACCAAGAACTAGCACTGAACCACCAACAACAAAGCATTTGCATAACCAACAGGTCATACTGGACCAAAAAGATCCATGACCTCTGCACCAAACACCGCAACGTTGATGAAGCCCTCCGCCTTCTTGACCATCTCCGCCTCCGTGGATACCTCCCCGACTCCCTCAATCTCAGCAGTATAATTCACGGCCTCTGTGATGCCAACCGCTTCAATGAAGCCCACCAACGCCTTATCATCTTTTTAACCTCCCTTTGTGTCCCTGATGAGCGTACTTGTAATGTACTCGTTGCTCGCTTGCTTCATTCTAAGGACCCATTTAGGACATTGAATGTTATTCATCGTTTGATTGAATTTAAGCCTGAGTTTGTGCCTTCGTTGATTAATTATAACCGTTTGATCGATCAGTTCTGCTCGGTCTCGCTGCCGAATGTAGCGCATAGGATGTTGTACGACATGATTAACAGAGGGCACTGTCCAAGTATTGTAAGTTATACTACTTTGGTTAATGGGTATTGTAAGATTGGTGAAATATCTGATGCTTATAAGCTGTTCGATGAAATGCCTGAATGGGGCGTCGTGCCTAATTCGCTGTCTTATAGTTTGTTGATTCGTGGAGTTTTAAGAAAGAGAGACATTGAACGTGGAACAGAATTGATGCACGTGCTCTTTCAGAGAATGAGATATGAAGAGGATCAGTCAGTGAATAGTGCCGCTTTTGCTAATCTTGTTGATTGTTTGTGTAGAGAAGGGCTTTTTAATGAGGTTTTTATGATTGCCGAGGAAATGCCACAAGGAAATAGGGTGAATGTGGACTTTGCTTATGGGCATTTGATTGATTCCCTTTGTAAGGTTAGGAGGAGCCATGGTGCTTCCAGGGTTGTTTATATAATGAGGAAAAAAGGGTTTACACCAAGTGTAGTGTCATATAATTCAATCATACATGGGCTTTGTAAGGAAGGGGGTTGCATGAGAGCTTATCAGTTGTTAGAGGAAGGGGTTGGATTTGGTTACTTGCTGTCTGAGTATACTTACAAGGTTCTGGTAGAAGCACTTTGTCAAGCAATGGATCTTGACAAGGCAAGGGAAGTTTTAAAAGTTATGTTGAACAAGGAAGGGATGGATAGAACTAGGATTTACAACATATATTTAAGAGCTCTTTGTCTCATGAATAATCCAACTGAGCTTTTGAATGTGCTTGTTTCTATGCTACAAACTAATTGTCAGCCTGATGTGATCACTCTCAACACAGTTATAAATGGGTTTTGCAAGATGGGAAGAGTTGAAGAAGCTTTGAAGGTGCTAAATGATATGATGACGGGGAAATTTTCTGCCCCTGATGCTGTTACCTTCACTTCCATCATAAGTGGTTTATTAAATGTTGGAAGAAGTCAAGAAGCTCGCAATTCATTGCTTCAAATGCTTGAAAAGGGTATCACTCCTGGTGTTGTGACATACAATGCAATTCTTCGTGGTTTGTTTAAACTTCAGTTAACAAATGAGGCAATGGCGGTTTTTGATGAAATGATAACTGATGGTGTAGCTGCCAATAGTCAAACTTACAGTATAATAGTCGAGGGATTATGCGAGTCTGGCCAAATAGATGGGGCCAAGAAGTTCTGGGATGAGGTTATTTGGCCGTCAAAAATCCATGATGATTTTGTTTATGCAGCCATTCTCAAAGGACTTTGCCGCTCGGACCATTTGAATGAGGCCATACATTTCCTTTATGAATTGGTAGATTCTGGGGTCAATCCTAATGTTGTAAGCTATAACATTGTGATTGACAGAGCTTGCAGCTTAGGTATGAAAAGAGAAGCTTACCAAATTGCAGGAGAAATGCAAAAGAATGGGTTGACCCCTGATGCGGTAACGTGGCGGACTCTTGATAAATTACATGGACAAGTGAAGAATTGA